From Acidobacteriota bacterium, the proteins below share one genomic window:
- the trmFO gene encoding methylenetetrahydrofolate--tRNA-(uracil(54)-C(5))-methyltransferase (FADH(2)-oxidizing) TrmFO gives MVHIVGGGLAGAEAAWQAASTGVPVTLYEMRPATPTAVHKTGDLAELVCSNSFRGDKLDNAVGLLKEEMRRLGSLVMRVADRVRVPAGAALAVDREQFARGVTEMVEGQPLIRIERREIAAIPLPVDDAPVVLATGPLTSAVLSADIAAFTGHEHLAFFDAISPIVLAESLDYEKVFRASRWNRSLRGNGVEDAGVDGDYLNCPMTRDEYRAFHQAIVAAEKAAVHDFDNTTFFEGCLPIEVLAHRGVETLRFGPMKAAGLIDPRTQQRPYAVVQLRQDNLAADHFSLVGFQTQLKWSEQARVLRMIPGLERAEFVRFGMIHRNTYINGPAVLTDTWQSRRRPRLFFAGQVSGVEGYVESAASGLIAGRNAARLSLGLAPAAPPRTTAIGALGYYVSHAEPRHYAPSNITFGIMPPLETPPRSRQERQLAMSARALRDLDDWQRELDASAPAVRPAGPMAQV, from the coding sequence ATGGTGCACATCGTCGGCGGCGGCCTCGCCGGCGCAGAAGCCGCGTGGCAGGCCGCGTCGACGGGCGTGCCGGTCACGCTGTACGAGATGCGGCCGGCGACGCCGACGGCAGTACACAAGACCGGCGACCTCGCCGAGCTCGTGTGCAGCAACTCGTTTCGCGGCGACAAGCTCGACAACGCGGTCGGCCTGCTGAAGGAAGAGATGCGCCGGCTCGGCTCGCTGGTCATGCGCGTGGCCGATCGCGTCCGCGTGCCGGCCGGCGCCGCGCTGGCGGTCGATCGCGAGCAGTTCGCGCGCGGCGTGACCGAGATGGTCGAAGGCCAGCCGCTCATCCGCATCGAGCGGCGCGAGATCGCGGCCATCCCGTTGCCGGTCGACGATGCGCCGGTGGTGCTGGCGACCGGACCGTTGACGTCGGCGGTGCTGTCGGCCGACATCGCCGCGTTCACCGGGCACGAGCACCTGGCGTTCTTCGACGCGATCAGCCCGATCGTGCTGGCCGAGAGCCTCGACTACGAGAAGGTGTTTCGGGCCTCGCGCTGGAACCGGAGCTTGCGAGGCAACGGCGTCGAGGACGCGGGCGTCGATGGCGACTACCTGAACTGTCCGATGACGCGCGACGAGTACCGCGCGTTTCACCAGGCGATCGTCGCGGCCGAGAAGGCCGCGGTGCACGATTTCGACAACACGACCTTCTTCGAAGGCTGCCTGCCGATCGAGGTGCTGGCGCACCGCGGCGTCGAGACGCTGCGCTTCGGGCCGATGAAAGCCGCCGGATTGATCGACCCGCGCACCCAGCAGCGCCCGTACGCCGTCGTCCAGTTGCGGCAGGACAACCTCGCCGCCGATCACTTCAGCCTCGTGGGGTTCCAGACGCAGTTGAAATGGAGCGAGCAGGCTCGCGTGCTGCGGATGATCCCCGGCCTGGAGCGCGCCGAGTTCGTGCGCTTCGGCATGATCCACCGCAACACGTACATCAACGGCCCCGCGGTGCTGACCGACACGTGGCAATCGCGCCGCCGGCCTCGCCTGTTCTTCGCCGGCCAGGTGTCGGGCGTCGAAGGCTACGTCGAGTCGGCGGCCTCGGGCCTCATCGCCGGGCGCAACGCGGCGCGCCTGAGCCTCGGGCTCGCGCCGGCGGCGCCGCCGCGGACGACCGCCATCGGCGCGTTGGGCTACTACGTGTCGCATGCCGAGCCGCGTCACTACGCGCCGTCGAACATCACCTTCGGCATCATGCCGCCGCTCGAGACGCCGCCGCGCAGCCGCCAGGAGCGTCAGCTCGCGATGAGCGCGCGGGCGCTCCGCGATCTCGATGACTGGCAGCGCGAGCTCGACGCGTCGGCGCCGGCGGTTCGGCCGGCTGGTCCGATGGCGCAGGTCTAG